In one window of Mesorhizobium sp. B2-1-1 DNA:
- a CDS encoding LysR family transcriptional regulator produces MQNLEHVLIFITVAEMGSFTRAADSLGIHKGRASTAVRKLEEDVGARLLHRTTRSVRLTEDGRAFHARARDLLAEVDDLHSMFAGDRVALRGRLRVDLPTEVARTTIVPALPEFMAAHPELELEVSSTDRQVDLVQEGFDCVLRLGPIGDETLIARPLGLLRMVNAASPAYLARYGVPRSLDDLQRQEHRTIHFSTMLGARPHGWEYPDGDGYATLQLPGALHVNSAQTYDAAAVAGLGLIQAPLLGIGQYLKSGALVEIMPDLRRRAIPVSFVVAHRSNLSRRVRAFMKWIEDVLAPYLE; encoded by the coding sequence ATGCAGAATCTCGAGCACGTCCTCATTTTCATAACGGTAGCGGAAATGGGCAGCTTCACCCGCGCGGCCGATAGCCTGGGCATCCACAAGGGGAGGGCCTCGACGGCGGTCCGGAAGCTGGAAGAAGACGTCGGTGCCAGGCTCCTGCACCGCACCACGCGCAGCGTGCGCCTGACGGAGGACGGGCGCGCGTTTCATGCCCGTGCCCGCGATCTGCTGGCTGAAGTCGATGATCTGCACTCGATGTTCGCCGGCGATCGCGTGGCGCTTCGCGGGCGCTTACGGGTCGATCTTCCGACCGAAGTGGCGCGCACGACGATCGTGCCGGCCTTGCCGGAGTTCATGGCGGCTCACCCCGAGTTGGAGCTGGAGGTGTCGAGTACCGACCGGCAAGTCGATCTGGTTCAAGAGGGGTTTGACTGCGTCTTGCGACTTGGTCCCATCGGAGACGAGACGCTGATTGCCCGTCCGCTGGGCCTGTTGCGCATGGTCAACGCCGCCAGTCCCGCTTATCTGGCGCGCTATGGCGTCCCTCGGTCGCTGGACGACCTCCAGCGCCAGGAACATCGGACAATTCATTTTTCGACGATGCTGGGCGCGAGACCGCATGGATGGGAATATCCGGACGGCGACGGCTACGCGACGCTTCAGTTGCCAGGCGCGCTACACGTCAACAGCGCGCAGACCTACGACGCTGCTGCCGTCGCCGGCCTTGGCCTGATTCAAGCGCCACTCCTGGGGATTGGCCAATACTTGAAGAGTGGAGCGCTGGTGGAGATCATGCCCGATTTGCGTCGCCGGGCGATCCCCGTGTCCTTCGTCGTAGCACATCGCAGCAATCTGTCGCGCCGCGTCCGCGCATTCATGAAATGGATCGAAGATGTACTGGCGCCGTATCTCGAATAG
- a CDS encoding AMP-binding protein translates to MPVNLDELKNATSLRGRGARAGSVFVAPVDGKAHVSGERGVPLLNKTIPALFSDTAGKYGTLDAAVFVGQDKRFTWSELSDTVDALAAGFLALGLEKGDRVGIWSPNRWEWLVTQFATARIGLILVNINPAYRLTELDYALNKVGCKALVTAASFKTSDYLGMIETLAPEIATATPGKLRAQKLPALRIVIRMGEENSPGMFNFADVLAMAGRDEHDSLDRISEGLKPEDAINIQFTSGTTGAPKGATLTHNNILNNGNFVTSAIRLTVDDRLCIPVPLYHCFGMSMGTMGCVTKGSTMVFPGEGFDAGATLNAVAQERCTGLYGVPTMFVGLLDHPDFAAFDLSSLRTGIMAGSPCPIEVMKKVVSLMHMSEVTIAYGMTETSPVSFQSSVDDPLEKRVSTVGRVHPHVEVKAVDADGATVAVGAPGELCTRGYSVMKGYWDDEDKTREAIDADGWMHTGDLATIDAEGYCNIVGRVKDMVIRGGENVYPREVEEFLYRHPKVREVQVFGIPDAKYGEELCAWIVLKPGQIATEQEIKAFCAGQIAHYKIPRHIRFRTELPMTVTGKPQKFLMRQAMVEELGLVAQKTA, encoded by the coding sequence ATGCCGGTCAATCTCGACGAGCTGAAGAACGCCACCAGTTTGCGCGGACGCGGGGCGCGCGCCGGCAGCGTCTTTGTCGCGCCCGTCGACGGCAAGGCGCACGTCTCGGGCGAGCGTGGCGTGCCGCTGCTCAACAAGACCATTCCCGCACTGTTCTCCGACACGGCCGGCAAATACGGCACGCTCGATGCCGCCGTCTTCGTCGGCCAGGACAAGCGCTTCACCTGGAGCGAGCTGTCCGACACGGTGGATGCGCTGGCCGCCGGTTTCCTGGCGCTGGGCCTCGAAAAGGGAGATCGCGTCGGCATCTGGTCGCCCAACCGCTGGGAATGGCTGGTGACGCAATTCGCCACCGCCCGCATCGGCCTGATCCTGGTCAACATCAACCCGGCCTACCGGCTCACCGAGCTGGACTATGCGCTGAACAAGGTCGGCTGCAAGGCTCTGGTCACCGCGGCCAGCTTCAAGACCTCGGATTATCTCGGCATGATCGAGACGCTGGCGCCGGAGATCGCGACGGCCACGCCCGGCAAGCTCAGGGCACAGAAACTGCCGGCGCTCCGGATCGTCATCCGCATGGGCGAGGAGAACTCGCCCGGCATGTTCAATTTCGCCGATGTGCTGGCGATGGCGGGGCGCGACGAGCATGACAGCCTCGACCGCATCTCCGAAGGGCTGAAGCCGGAGGACGCCATCAACATCCAGTTCACCAGCGGAACCACGGGCGCGCCCAAGGGCGCGACGCTGACCCACAACAACATCCTCAACAACGGCAATTTCGTCACCTCGGCCATCAGGTTGACGGTCGACGACCGGCTTTGCATTCCCGTGCCGCTCTACCATTGTTTCGGCATGTCGATGGGTACGATGGGCTGTGTCACCAAGGGCTCGACCATGGTGTTCCCTGGCGAGGGCTTCGATGCCGGCGCCACGCTGAACGCCGTGGCGCAGGAACGCTGCACCGGCCTCTACGGCGTGCCGACCATGTTCGTCGGCCTGCTCGACCATCCCGATTTCGCCGCCTTCGACCTGTCCAGCCTGCGCACCGGCATCATGGCCGGCTCGCCATGCCCGATCGAGGTGATGAAGAAGGTGGTGTCGCTGATGCATATGTCCGAAGTGACCATCGCCTACGGCATGACCGAGACCAGCCCGGTCTCCTTCCAGAGCAGCGTCGACGACCCCTTGGAAAAACGCGTCTCGACTGTCGGGCGCGTTCATCCCCATGTCGAGGTCAAGGCCGTCGATGCCGATGGCGCAACCGTTGCCGTCGGTGCGCCGGGCGAACTCTGCACACGCGGCTATTCCGTGATGAAGGGCTATTGGGACGACGAGGACAAGACCCGCGAGGCGATCGATGCCGACGGCTGGATGCATACGGGCGACCTCGCCACGATCGATGCCGAGGGCTATTGCAACATCGTCGGCCGGGTCAAGGACATGGTCATCCGCGGCGGCGAGAACGTCTATCCGCGCGAGGTCGAGGAGTTCCTCTACCGGCACCCCAAGGTCAGGGAGGTGCAGGTGTTCGGCATTCCCGACGCCAAATACGGCGAGGAGCTCTGCGCCTGGATCGTCTTGAAGCCCGGCCAGATCGCCACCGAGCAGGAGATCAAGGCCTTCTGCGCCGGCCAGATCGCGCATTACAAGATCCCGCGCCACATCCGCTTCCGCACGGAATTGCCGATGACGGTGACCGGCAAGCCGCAGAAATTCCTGATGCGTCAGGCCATGGTGGAGGAGCTGGGGTTGGTGGCGCAGAAGACTGCGTGA
- a CDS encoding MOSC and FAD-binding oxidoreductase domain-containing protein has product MARLLSVNVGLPRNISWNDRTVYTGIFKNPVAGRCRVGRLNLDGDGQGDLAGHGGEQRAVFVYQIASYRYWQKHLNRTDFVYGQFGENFTVEGLQDDAVCIGDRFRIGGALFEVTQPRVTCYRVGIRMDEPRMPALLTSSGRPGFYFRVLQEGEVGAGDEILKVGEANERVTVAELNALLYSPEHPRVELERAARIKALSPGWRGSFEALLRSQSTGVESGNAGLAPPAALHPAAPGFQPLAVADLEQESVDVVSLSMRHPDGKPLPPALPGQYIVLRLRPTRSSAALFRSYSLSGPLSEERYRISVKIEPHGTAGLFLRDHVRIGDLVDVSSPRGSFTLQPGQSPVVLLSAGIGATPLLAILYALAAARDTRQVLWLYAARDRRHHPFAAEVRRLMASLPHGRSYVCYSRPDPVDRLGVDFDATGHLSPLVFNSVSIPQDADVYLCGPVDFMADMKEALAASGVAPDRVRIEIFNGSEPLNPGVVASERRAPHLPEGDTDAGPLVSFARSGVAAHWNPSVYRSILELAEACDVPSRWSCRTGVCHNCESGLISGAIAYEPEPLERPADGNLLICCSQPTRDLVIDL; this is encoded by the coding sequence ATGGCGCGACTATTGTCCGTGAACGTGGGGCTTCCGCGCAACATCTCTTGGAATGACCGCACAGTATACACCGGCATTTTCAAAAACCCGGTAGCCGGACGTTGTCGCGTTGGCCGATTGAATTTGGACGGCGACGGTCAGGGCGACCTCGCTGGGCACGGGGGCGAGCAGCGGGCCGTCTTCGTCTATCAAATCGCATCATATCGCTACTGGCAGAAGCACCTGAACAGAACCGACTTCGTCTATGGTCAGTTCGGCGAAAACTTCACGGTCGAGGGCTTGCAAGACGATGCAGTTTGCATCGGAGATCGATTTCGTATTGGAGGCGCGCTTTTCGAGGTCACTCAACCTCGCGTCACATGCTACCGGGTTGGCATCCGCATGGACGAGCCCCGAATGCCGGCATTGCTGACTTCCAGCGGCCGGCCAGGATTCTACTTCCGAGTTCTGCAAGAAGGCGAGGTAGGAGCGGGCGACGAAATCCTCAAGGTGGGCGAAGCGAATGAACGGGTAACCGTCGCTGAGCTGAATGCACTGCTTTATTCACCGGAACATCCCCGCGTCGAATTGGAGCGCGCGGCGCGGATCAAAGCGCTTTCGCCAGGATGGCGGGGTTCTTTTGAGGCTTTGCTGCGCAGCCAATCGACCGGCGTAGAGAGCGGCAATGCCGGGCTCGCTCCGCCAGCCGCGTTACACCCTGCTGCTCCCGGATTTCAGCCGCTCGCGGTGGCTGATCTAGAGCAGGAGTCCGTGGACGTCGTCTCTCTGTCGATGCGGCATCCCGATGGAAAGCCGCTCCCGCCCGCTCTACCTGGTCAATATATCGTGCTGCGCCTTCGCCCGACCCGTTCCAGTGCTGCGCTATTTCGCAGCTACTCGCTCTCGGGCCCACTCTCGGAAGAGCGCTACAGAATCAGCGTCAAGATCGAACCGCACGGGACGGCCGGCCTTTTTCTGCGGGATCATGTGCGGATAGGCGATCTTGTCGACGTAAGCTCGCCGCGCGGAAGCTTTACATTGCAGCCTGGGCAGAGCCCCGTGGTACTGCTCAGCGCAGGCATCGGCGCGACACCTCTTCTGGCAATACTATACGCGCTGGCGGCAGCCCGGGACACGCGGCAGGTCCTCTGGCTATACGCGGCTCGCGACAGACGGCACCATCCTTTTGCAGCCGAAGTCCGCCGTCTGATGGCCAGTCTCCCCCATGGTCGCAGTTATGTCTGCTATAGCAGGCCAGACCCGGTCGACAGACTCGGCGTCGATTTTGATGCAACCGGCCACCTATCACCATTGGTCTTCAATAGTGTCAGTATCCCGCAGGACGCGGACGTCTATCTCTGCGGACCTGTCGACTTCATGGCAGACATGAAAGAGGCGCTAGCCGCATCGGGCGTCGCCCCGGATCGCGTTCGTATCGAGATCTTCAACGGGAGCGAGCCGCTGAACCCCGGTGTTGTTGCCAGCGAGCGGCGCGCGCCACATCTGCCGGAAGGCGACACCGATGCCGGTCCGCTGGTCTCCTTCGCTCGAAGTGGTGTAGCCGCCCATTGGAACCCTTCAGTGTACCGGAGCATTCTGGAGCTGGCAGAGGCCTGTGACGTTCCCTCCCGGTGGTCATGCCGAACCGGTGTTTGTCACAACTGCGAAAGTGGGTTGATATCAGGCGCGATCGCCTATGAGCCTGAACCGCTTGAAAGGCCGGCCGACGGCAACCTTCTCATTTGCTGCTCGCAACCGACCCGTGATCTAGTCATCGATTTGTAA
- a CDS encoding nucleoside-diphosphate sugar epimerase: MEGDWNDRAAIEQALGGVEGAFVMLPPVWAPSPDYKEAKGVIANYVEALTKAAPPRVVALSSMGANRTSGHGVITALSLLEQGLRDLKSPIAFVRAGGFFENFLYGLQVAEGGTLPVYYNPTNRKSTMVATVATLLTGPAWSGQRVIEVGSMVTADDVAGQLGEVLNRDVKAFAIPRAGWAEAFEQFGIPKGHSGPAQEMFEAVNAGWMDLGVASTEHVAGTTSARDVFEAAQNAAKA, from the coding sequence GTGGAGGGCGATTGGAATGATCGGGCAGCCATCGAGCAAGCGCTCGGAGGCGTCGAAGGCGCGTTCGTCATGTTGCCCCCTGTCTGGGCGCCCTCGCCCGATTACAAAGAAGCAAAGGGCGTGATTGCAAACTATGTCGAGGCGCTCACCAAGGCAGCGCCGCCGCGAGTGGTTGCGCTTTCGTCGATGGGCGCGAACCGAACCAGCGGGCACGGGGTGATCACGGCCCTGTCGCTTCTGGAGCAAGGTCTTCGCGACCTGAAATCGCCAATCGCATTTGTGCGCGCCGGCGGGTTCTTCGAAAACTTCCTCTACGGCTTGCAGGTCGCCGAAGGCGGAACGCTACCGGTCTACTACAATCCGACAAACCGGAAATCGACCATGGTCGCGACGGTCGCAACCCTTTTGACCGGGCCGGCGTGGTCGGGCCAGCGCGTCATCGAGGTTGGTTCGATGGTCACCGCCGATGACGTCGCGGGGCAGCTGGGTGAGGTCCTCAATCGCGACGTGAAAGCCTTTGCAATCCCGCGTGCAGGGTGGGCGGAAGCCTTCGAGCAATTCGGCATCCCGAAAGGCCACTCCGGACCTGCCCAAGAAATGTTCGAGGCCGTCAACGCGGGATGGATGGACCTCGGCGTCGCGAGTACGGAGCACGTAGCCGGTACGACGTCCGCACGCGATGTGTTCGAGGCTGCACAGAACGCCGCCAAGGCGTAA
- a CDS encoding nitroreductase family protein — translation MNCLATTGPATRVAAQIFAQTGKSENAFATNAVIETILSRSAAKYYDPAATLSDDQIRDLVRIGTSAPTSFHLQNWRFIAVRSPEAKARLRPIAWNQPAITDAAVTFIIIGRLADASTVPARLAPVVEAGIMPAHLVPEWEIPARGLYDDQPQRQRDEAVRSATFGTAAIIYTARSLGMGSTPMIGFDAEAVHREFGLAEDEVPVMLLTVGPERAGNWPQKPRMPVADVLEFA, via the coding sequence ATGAACTGCCTCGCCACCACCGGACCCGCAACCCGCGTAGCCGCCCAGATATTCGCGCAAACCGGGAAGAGCGAAAACGCTTTCGCGACGAATGCCGTCATCGAAACGATCCTGAGCCGCAGCGCCGCCAAGTACTACGATCCCGCTGCCACCCTGAGCGACGACCAAATCCGCGACCTGGTGCGTATCGGCACGTCCGCGCCAACCTCCTTCCACCTGCAGAACTGGCGCTTCATCGCCGTACGCTCGCCGGAAGCCAAGGCACGGCTGCGCCCGATCGCCTGGAATCAGCCGGCGATCACCGATGCGGCCGTGACCTTCATCATCATCGGCAGGCTGGCCGATGCCAGCACCGTCCCAGCCCGCCTGGCGCCCGTGGTGGAGGCCGGCATCATGCCGGCGCACCTGGTGCCGGAATGGGAGATCCCCGCTCGCGGTTTGTATGACGATCAGCCGCAGCGCCAGCGCGACGAGGCGGTACGCTCCGCGACCTTCGGCACCGCGGCGATCATCTACACGGCCCGGTCGCTGGGCATGGGTTCGACACCGATGATCGGTTTCGACGCCGAGGCGGTGCACCGCGAGTTCGGCCTGGCCGAAGACGAAGTGCCGGTCATGCTGCTGACCGTCGGGCCGGAGCGAGCCGGCAACTGGCCGCAGAAGCCGCGCATGCCGGTGGCCGATGTCCTGGAGTTTGCATAA
- the hisG gene encoding ATP phosphoribosyltransferase — protein sequence MITLAIPSKGRLKEQALEVLAKAGLAISLPGDERKYHARVEGMDNVEVVFLSASEISGDIGQGAVDLGITGEDLVRENLADWEARAEIVARLGFGHADVVVAVPDIWLDVETMADLDDVAADFRQRHGRRLRIATKYWRLTQQFFSQKHGIQVYRIVESLGATEGAPAAGLADVIVDITTTGSTLRANHLKVLVDGVVLRSQACLVASRKTRSTADETMLRDIAASMASVKG from the coding sequence ATGATCACGCTGGCGATCCCGTCCAAGGGCCGGTTGAAGGAGCAGGCGCTGGAGGTGCTGGCGAAAGCCGGCCTCGCCATCAGCCTGCCCGGTGACGAGCGCAAATATCACGCCCGCGTCGAAGGCATGGACAATGTCGAGGTCGTTTTCCTGTCCGCCTCCGAAATATCGGGCGACATCGGGCAAGGTGCCGTCGATCTCGGCATCACCGGCGAGGACCTCGTGCGCGAGAACCTCGCCGACTGGGAGGCGCGCGCCGAAATCGTCGCCCGTCTCGGCTTCGGCCATGCCGATGTCGTGGTGGCCGTGCCCGACATCTGGCTCGACGTCGAGACCATGGCCGACCTCGATGATGTCGCCGCCGATTTCCGCCAGCGTCACGGAAGGCGGCTCAGGATCGCCACCAAATACTGGCGGCTGACCCAGCAATTCTTCTCGCAGAAGCACGGTATCCAGGTCTATCGCATCGTCGAGAGCCTGGGCGCCACCGAGGGCGCGCCGGCGGCCGGCCTTGCCGATGTCATCGTCGACATCACCACCACCGGCTCGACGCTGCGCGCCAACCATCTCAAGGTGCTGGTCGACGGCGTCGTGCTGCGGTCGCAGGCGTGTCTTGTCGCATCGCGAAAGACGCGTTCCACGGCCGACGAGACGATGCTGCGCGACATAGCGGCCAGCATGGCCTCGGTGAAGGGATAG
- a CDS encoding TMEM175 family protein, with the protein MLELRPPGQPTFVALLSLWPTWLSYAVSYIFIAIVWANHHYLMRYARETTPHLMWFNFAHLFSISLLPLSTAWMAVSELEPQPVAFYAAAFSLVNATYIGLIWELLDRRSSVKISPKVRRLMRVRSFTTLALFGVAAMIALKYPLAGLGLCICCLLGYLNPEPPMAETRRN; encoded by the coding sequence GTGCTGGAGTTGAGACCACCCGGTCAGCCGACTTTCGTTGCGTTGCTATCCCTGTGGCCGACGTGGCTGAGTTACGCTGTGAGTTACATCTTCATCGCCATCGTCTGGGCCAATCACCACTACCTCATGCGCTACGCTCGCGAGACGACACCGCACCTCATGTGGTTCAATTTCGCGCATTTGTTTTCGATCTCACTGCTCCCGCTATCCACTGCTTGGATGGCGGTGAGCGAACTGGAGCCGCAGCCCGTAGCCTTTTACGCAGCCGCCTTCTCTCTGGTGAATGCAACCTACATCGGGCTGATCTGGGAGCTGCTCGATCGGCGAAGCAGCGTCAAGATTTCGCCCAAAGTACGCAGGCTCATGCGCGTCCGATCCTTTACGACCTTGGCCCTCTTCGGCGTGGCTGCAATGATTGCGCTGAAGTACCCCCTTGCGGGCTTGGGTCTCTGCATCTGCTGTCTGCTCGGCTATTTGAATCCCGAACCGCCAATGGCTGAAACGCGGCGAAACTGA
- a CDS encoding NADP-dependent oxidoreductase — MKAIVVTDQAAGTAGMKLVQRPEPQAAINDVVVEIHASGFVPTELTWPSTWTDRVDRDRTPSIPGHELAGVVTALGYGTTGLSVGQRVFGLADWYRDGTLTEYIAIEARNLAPLPGDVDFTVGASLPISGLTAWQGLFQHGRLQAGQSVLAHGAAGAVGSMVTQLAREAGAYVIGTGRPADRQKALDFGANEFVDLENDTLEDVRGVDLVFDVIGGDIQKRSAGLIRAGGTLVTVVGPAETRPVDALAVDFVVEADRAQLSEIVQRVRDGRLRTNIGKVATLDEAIAAFNSTERRAGKTVIRVRP, encoded by the coding sequence ATGAAAGCGATCGTAGTGACGGACCAGGCTGCAGGAACGGCCGGGATGAAATTGGTGCAGCGGCCCGAGCCGCAGGCGGCGATAAACGATGTCGTCGTCGAAATTCATGCGTCGGGGTTCGTCCCGACCGAGCTGACGTGGCCCTCGACCTGGACCGATCGCGTCGATCGCGACCGGACGCCATCGATCCCCGGGCACGAACTGGCCGGAGTGGTCACCGCCCTCGGCTATGGCACGACCGGGCTCTCGGTAGGCCAGCGGGTGTTCGGCCTCGCCGATTGGTATCGCGACGGCACCCTGACGGAGTATATCGCCATCGAGGCCCGCAACCTCGCGCCACTGCCGGGCGATGTCGACTTCACGGTGGGCGCTAGCCTGCCGATCTCGGGCCTGACCGCGTGGCAGGGACTGTTTCAGCACGGCCGTCTTCAGGCGGGGCAGAGCGTCCTTGCGCATGGTGCGGCCGGCGCCGTTGGGTCGATGGTGACGCAGCTCGCACGAGAGGCCGGTGCCTACGTCATTGGCACGGGCCGCCCTGCCGACCGCCAGAAGGCGCTCGACTTCGGTGCGAATGAATTCGTCGACCTCGAGAACGACACCCTGGAAGACGTGCGCGGCGTCGATCTGGTGTTCGATGTCATCGGCGGCGACATCCAGAAGCGGTCCGCGGGCCTGATCCGAGCCGGAGGCACGCTCGTGACCGTCGTCGGCCCGGCCGAGACGCGGCCCGTGGATGCCCTGGCGGTCGACTTCGTCGTCGAAGCCGATCGTGCCCAGCTGAGCGAAATCGTCCAGCGGGTGCGGGACGGACGGCTGCGGACAAACATCGGCAAAGTCGCGACCCTCGACGAGGCGATCGCGGCCTTCAACTCGACCGAACGACGCGCGGGGAAAACGGTCATCCGTGTTCGCCCGTGA
- a CDS encoding DUF427 domain-containing protein has protein sequence MLYVERLRRRMRVLFGGVWVAESDDVLLLFEPARYPVAYFPESDISAHVLERTEQITQHPDLGSTSWYTVRVGEQHVAARGAWQHTNLPAHATELQGRLAFAWRAMDAFYEEDERILGHAADPYHRVDIRQSSRHLVVRYNDRVVADTRHPLGLYESGFAPRWYVPRDDIHESSLTAVKLQTFCPYKGLCSYYSIGDARQAAWSYTDAYPEVRRISNLVSFEPDIVPVFLDDVQLHLEPGQTVVPHGPDRNLDVAELERAPGGGPEMIAGG, from the coding sequence ATGTTATATGTGGAACGGCTGCGCCGGCGCATGCGCGTATTGTTTGGCGGGGTTTGGGTTGCCGAAAGCGACGACGTTCTCCTACTGTTTGAACCCGCCCGCTACCCGGTAGCTTATTTTCCGGAGTCCGACATTTCAGCACATGTGTTGGAGCGGACAGAGCAGATCACCCAACATCCTGATCTTGGGTCTACTTCATGGTACACTGTCCGGGTAGGCGAGCAACACGTGGCCGCCAGAGGAGCGTGGCAACACACGAACCTCCCTGCCCATGCAACAGAACTCCAGGGACGATTGGCGTTCGCATGGCGCGCCATGGATGCCTTCTATGAAGAAGACGAACGAATCCTGGGTCATGCTGCCGACCCATACCATCGCGTAGATATTCGACAGAGTTCTCGTCACCTCGTGGTCCGCTACAACGACCGCGTCGTTGCGGATACCAGGCATCCATTGGGCCTTTACGAATCCGGGTTCGCTCCACGCTGGTATGTCCCTCGTGATGACATCCACGAGTCCTCCCTCACAGCGGTAAAGCTTCAGACGTTCTGTCCCTACAAAGGGCTCTGCAGCTATTATTCTATTGGCGACGCTCGTCAGGCGGCATGGTCCTACACCGACGCCTATCCCGAAGTCCGCCGCATTTCCAACCTTGTGTCGTTTGAGCCGGACATAGTTCCGGTCTTCCTCGACGACGTTCAGCTTCATCTCGAGCCTGGCCAGACGGTCGTCCCTCACGGTCCTGATCGAAATCTCGATGTGGCCGAGTTGGAGCGGGCACCTGGTGGAGGCCCCGAAATGATTGCCGGCGGCTAG
- a CDS encoding DoxX family protein — MSETMNPRQAAETVTLHRALWAGRIMSAFVVIALVADGTIQLFAPAQIAGMLQETGFAMDLTRVMGPIILACAILYAIPATAVLGAILVTGFLGGAICAHVRIGELGSPPEIISLLLGALAWGGLYLRDPRVRAILPLIH, encoded by the coding sequence GTGTCCGAAACCATGAACCCGCGTCAGGCAGCCGAAACCGTGACCTTGCATCGCGCCCTGTGGGCCGGCCGGATCATGAGCGCGTTTGTCGTTATCGCTCTGGTGGCAGACGGCACCATTCAGCTTTTCGCGCCGGCACAGATCGCGGGCATGTTGCAGGAAACCGGGTTCGCGATGGACCTGACCCGTGTCATGGGCCCGATCATACTCGCCTGCGCCATCCTCTACGCCATTCCGGCCACCGCCGTCCTCGGCGCGATCCTGGTAACGGGCTTTTTGGGCGGCGCCATCTGCGCCCACGTCCGCATTGGTGAGTTGGGATCGCCGCCGGAGATCATTTCCCTGCTTCTGGGCGCGCTGGCGTGGGGCGGCCTCTATCTGCGCGATCCCCGAGTCCGGGCCATTCTACCACTCATCCATTGA
- a CDS encoding ATP phosphoribosyltransferase regulatory subunit yields MTSRYPAIAADIAGLFATRDTHAVEVAVLQPADPFLDMAGEDLRRRIFLTESETGQTLCLRPEFTIPVCLDHIASQAGTPRRYSYLGEVFRQRREGGNEFFQAGIEDLGDRDTAAADARSVADAHALLSLALPGQQLSITLGDQAIFEAVLAALGLPRGWRMRLARAFGSATMLEAALADLANPPRNSQLSGPVAALVLDGDLDGLSAHIAGGMEQAGLSASAGRAPADIARRLIEKAELRSVRLSNEAFAALKTFLAIDVPLDGAAQALESFAGAAGLSLGAALEKFAARAKAVEANGLPAQKIRYDAAFGRPLDYYTGLVFEIAAQDGERPLAGGGRYDRLLTLLGAKTPIPGVGFSVWLDRIEALREHAP; encoded by the coding sequence TTGACCTCCCGCTATCCCGCCATCGCGGCCGACATCGCCGGCCTCTTCGCGACCCGCGACACGCATGCGGTGGAGGTCGCCGTGCTGCAGCCGGCCGATCCGTTTCTCGATATGGCCGGCGAGGATTTGCGCCGCCGCATTTTCCTGACCGAAAGCGAGACCGGGCAGACGCTCTGCCTGCGGCCGGAATTCACCATTCCCGTCTGCCTCGATCATATCGCCAGCCAGGCCGGTACGCCGCGTCGCTACTCCTATCTGGGCGAAGTGTTCCGCCAGCGCCGCGAAGGCGGCAACGAGTTCTTCCAGGCCGGCATCGAGGATCTCGGCGACCGCGACACGGCCGCTGCCGATGCCCGTTCGGTGGCCGACGCGCATGCACTGCTGTCGCTGGCGCTGCCGGGCCAGCAGCTCTCGATCACGCTCGGCGACCAGGCCATCTTCGAGGCGGTGCTGGCGGCTCTCGGCCTGCCGCGCGGCTGGCGCATGCGGCTCGCCCGCGCCTTCGGCTCGGCGACGATGCTGGAGGCAGCCCTTGCCGATCTCGCCAATCCGCCGCGCAACAGCCAGCTCTCCGGCCCGGTCGCGGCACTTGTGCTCGACGGTGACCTGGACGGTCTCTCCGCGCATATAGCCGGCGGCATGGAACAGGCCGGCCTGTCGGCTTCGGCCGGACGCGCGCCGGCCGATATCGCGCGGCGGCTGATCGAAAAGGCCGAGCTGCGCAGCGTGCGGCTGTCCAACGAAGCCTTCGCGGCGCTGAAGACCTTTCTGGCGATCGACGTGCCGCTCGACGGCGCGGCCCAGGCGCTCGAGAGTTTTGCCGGTGCCGCCGGGCTATCGCTCGGGGCCGCGCTGGAAAAATTCGCGGCGCGCGCCAAGGCCGTCGAGGCGAACGGCCTGCCGGCGCAAAAGATCCGCTATGACGCCGCCTTCGGCCGCCCGCTCGATTATTACACCGGCCTCGTCTTCGAGATCGCGGCGCAAGATGGTGAAAGGCCGCTGGCCGGCGGCGGCCGCTACGACCGGCTGCTGACGCTGCTCGGCGCCAAGACGCCGATCCCCGGCGTCGGCTTCTCGGTCTGGCTCGACCGCATCGAGGCATTGCGGGAGCACGCGCCATGA